Proteins co-encoded in one Gossypium arboreum isolate Shixiya-1 chromosome 11, ASM2569848v2, whole genome shotgun sequence genomic window:
- the LOC108472499 gene encoding uncharacterized protein LOC108472499: protein MELSLSDNALKTFSRSITCLARVGNELVIQASPSQLALHTLNSSRSAYQSITFKPNFFDAYRISGTQVQCSVLLKAVCSVFRTPIASIDHLTVKLADPDALKVQWALACYSGMKKSYWITCNVEPDIQHLSLDRRRFPSNLVVRPRDLNRLLANFQSSLQEITIIATETTSLPSDAASEIGGKAVELRSYIDPTKENDSTLHTQLWIDPLEEFVQYTHIGDPVDVTFSMKELKAFLTFCEGCEVDIHLFLDKAGEPILLAPKFGLDDGCGSNFDVTLVLATMLISQLHEGNPSELAPAATTVHNQAMHRTGSEAQEERVRPNVPEHPSDHTRIWSDLSGSAAKSSNGVEERQVKGQQNLNASEQRDIQRISMMHITKDAPIKESVPAAPSFTRHQVEKDHEAGAQGRSQINVHGLSQRHPSNWVDANEEEDGDDENELCVQSTPPYYEEQ from the exons ATGGAGCTGAGTCTAAGCGACAACGCTCTCAAAACCTTTAGTCGTTCGATCACGTGCCTCGCACGTGTAGGCAATGAGCTCGTCATCCAAGCTTCTCCTTCTCAG CTTGCACTTCATACACTCAATTCTTCAAGGTCGGCCTACCAATCTATTACGTTTAAGCCAAACTTCTTTGATGCCTATAGAATTTCTGGTACTCAAGTGCAGTGTAGTGTGCTTTTGAAG GCTGTTTGTTCTGTTTTTAGGACACCTATTGCAAGTATTGATCACTTGACTGTGAAATTGGCCGATCCTGATGCGTTGAAAGTACAGTGGGCTTTGGCATGCTATAGTG GTATGAAAAAATCATATTGGATTACCTGCAATGTTGAACCAGACATACAACACTTGTCTCTTGATAGGAGAAGATTTCCAAGTAACTTGGTAGTTAGGCCTCGTGATCTAAACAGATTGCTAGCTAATTTTCAATCATCACTTCAGGAAATTACTATCATTGCAACTGAGACAACGTCCTTACCTTCAGATGCTGCAAGTGAAATAGGTGGAAAAGCTGTTGAGCTTAGAAGTTATATAGATCCAACAAAAG AGAATGATTCCACATTGCACACTCAACTCTGGATAGATCCTTTGGAAGAGTTTGTGCAGTATACTCACATTGGAGATCCTGTAGATGTTACTTTTAGTATGAAGGAATTAAAG GCATTCCTTACTTTTTGTGAAGGCTGCGAGGTTGACATACACTTGTTTCTTGACAAAGCTGGCGA GCCGATTTTGTTGGCACCCAAATTTGGCCTAGATGATGGCTGTGGCTCAAACTTTGATGTTACACTTGTACTTGCAACCATGCTTATATCACAGCTGCATGAAGGCAATCCCTCTGAACTTGCACCAGCTGCTACGACTGTACATAACCAGGCAATGCACAGGACAGGGTCCGAAGCACAAGAAGAGAGGGTTAGGCCAAATGTACCTGAGCATCCATCGGACCACACCAGAATATGGTCTGACCTCTCAG GAAGTGCAGCAAAAAGCAGTAATGGGGTTGAAGAAAGGCAAGTGAAAGGACAGCAGAACTTGAATGCTAGTGAACAGAGGGATATTCAAAGGATTAGCATGATGCATATTACAAAAGATGCACCGATTAAAGAAAGTGTTCCTGCTGCTCCTAGTTT TACCCGCCACCAAGTAGAAAAGGACCATGAGGCTGGGGCACAAG GTAGGAGCCAGATTAATGTGCATGGGTTATCACAACGTCATCCGAGTAATTGGGTAGATGCAAATGAGGAGGAGGATGGGGATGATGAGAACGAATTATGTGTTCAGTCAACACCACCATATTATGAAGAACAGTAA
- the LOC108466094 gene encoding protein RALF-like 33: protein MAVLNYKLVVICTTLMAAAAAAVMTVDASGDHHLQYPILGWIPTRSPCKGSIAECLAGEEFELDSEISRRILATTRYISYGALQRNTVPCSRRGASYYNCKPGAQANPYNRGCSRITRCRG from the coding sequence ATGGCGGTACTCAATTATAAGCTTGTTGTGATCTGCACGACGCTCATGGCAGCAGCTGCGGCAGCGGTAATGACTGTTGATGCGAGTGGGGACCACCACCTGCAATACCCGATCCTGGGGTGGATACCGACCAGATCGCCATGCAAGGGCTCCATAGCCGAATGCTTAGCCGGGGAAGAGTTCGAGCTGGATTCGGAGATCAGCCGGCGCATTTTAGCCACCACCAGGTACATCAGCTACGGCGCGCTTCAGAGGAACACCGTTCCTTGTTCCCGCCGTGGCGCTTCCTATTATAATTGCAAGCCTGGTGCTCAGGCTAACCCTTACAACCGTGGGTGCAGCCGTATTACCAGGTGCAGGGGCTga